The nucleotide window TGTCCCACCCTATcacaataccaccacacactgcacATATAATACTGTCGTACAGCAAATGACAGCCGTAATAGCGTTAtgaggcagatttatcaaaagtatccctgttgcccatagcaaccaatcacagcgcagctttcactttaccagaacaGCTCACGAAATgacagctgagctctgattggttcttATAATGAACAATTACAGAAAAACTGTCcttgttgccaatagcaaccaatcacagctcagttttcactTTACCAATACGATTCacgaaatgaaagctgagctctgattggttcctataatcaactattacaaaaaaaaaaactctgttgcccatagcaaccaatcacagcacagcttttgCTTTACCAGAGCGTTCACAAATGGAaatctgagctctgattggttcctGTAATCAACAATAAAGGAAACGCGtctatgttgcccatagcaaccaatgacaaTGTAGCTTTCGCTTTACCAGAACGATTGACAAAATGAAAGCTAagctctgattggtttctataatCAACTATAACAGAAAAACCtctatgttgcccatagcaaccaatcacagctcagctttcactttatcaATACGGTTCATttaatgaaagctgagctctgattggttcctataatCAActattacaagaaaaaaaaacactctgttgcgcatagcaaccaatcgcagcGCAGCTTTCGGTTTAACAGAGCAGTTCACAAATtgaaagctgagctatgattggttccTGTAATCAACAATAAAGAAAACAcgtctgttgcccatagcaaccaatgacaaTGCAGCTTTCGCTTTACCAGAATGATTGACAAAATGAAAACTAAGCTCCGATTGGTTTCTATAATCAACTATGACAGAACAAAAACCtctatgttgcccatagcaaccaatcacagctcagctttcactttatcaATACAGTTCacgaaatgaaagctgagctctgattggtccctaTAATTAACTATTACAAAAGAaaaacctgttgcccatagcaaccaattgcagCGCAGCTTTTGCTTTACCAGAGCGTTCACAAATtgaaagctgagctatgattggttccTGTAATCAACAATAAAGAAAACGCCtctatgttgcccatagcaaccaatgacaaTGTAGCTTTCGCTTTACCAGAACGATTGACAAAATGAAAGCTAAGCTCCGATTGGTTTCTATAATCAACTATGACAGAAAAAAACCCtctatgttgcccatagcaaccaatcacagctcagctttcactttaccagtataagaaaagaaatgaaagtagttgctatgggcaacatggtTGGTTTCTATTTCAGACAAGGCTCATATTTTCCTTCATGATATGAAGGCGataggtttccaaactgtggacctccagctgctgcaaaactacaactcccagcatgcccggacatccttaggccagtggtttccaaactttggacctccagctgctgcaaaactacaactcccagcatgcccggacatcctaaggccagtggtttctaaactttggacctccagctgctccaaaactacaactcccagcatgcccggacatccttaggccagtggtttccaaacatTGGACCTCcagcttctgcaaaactacaactcccagcatgcccggacagccaacggctgtccgggcatgctgggagttgtagttttgcagcagctggaggtccacagtttggagaccactggtttaggtcATAGGTCATAAGCCATTGTGATAGCTGAGCCATGTGGAACGTGTACTAGACACTTTTTGTAAAGATTTTGGCTTCGTCATCGCCTCTCGGCCCCCGTGATTCTCACCCAGCTACCTTTCCCATGTAACTTATCCCAAACATAGATGGCGGCGTGCAGGGGCTCTGAGAAGGTGGCGCGGAAAGTGTACAGGTGCCGCATGTGGTCACAGAGCTCATAAAAGGACAACCGGCCCCCCTCATAGTCCAGAGATACCCTCAGCCTATTACAGGACACGGCGTGGGGCAGGTGGGTGTACGCATCATCATGGATGACTAAGTATCCGGGGTACTTGTTACTATCACAGGGCAATGAGATGGGGCTATTACACCGGTGGAGGCACCAGGACTTCTTACTGCCCCCTACGATGGAGGAGTGCTCCCGCTTGTCTACACCGGGGTAACACACCCCGATCCTCCAGTCGCCCGTGTCACTGGTCTCCACTTCCCAATAGTACTGCCCCGAGGACACGCTCTCATGACTCAACACCTGGTTACAGTGAAATCTCTCCGGGGTCTCCGGGTAGTTCTGGGCCGTAAGTGACCACGATGCTGTTTTGCCACCTTCGTCCACAGACACATTTTGACCGGCAGTGTCCAAATTCAAAGACAAGTCAATGGGTTCCTCAAAGTAAACTCCATTCCTGATCCCGGTAATGATGTCCGATAGCGTCTTCAGCTTTTCGGAGATTGGACCCACATCCAGGTCTCTTACACCGTGGAGGTCTTTAATCTCCTCCTCTCTGCCCAACTCTTCTCCGTCTTTGATGTCACAAAAGTCGTCCCTGTTCGATTCCTGTTCCTTTAAGACGTAGAGCGGGTCGTCCATGTTGTGTAGATCCTGGATATAACATGTTTTTCTGGAGAGTTGTTCTTTATTTATTTCCATCGTCTGGATCAGTTTGGTAACCGGTAGAGAATGTTCCGTCTCCTGCTTTTTGATCTCGTGAAGGATGTTCTTCTCCAGATCTTCCAGGTCTTTTCTAATGTCCGTGAAGAAGGTAATGACGGTCTCCACCGGCTGCAATGCTTTCTTCTGTATTTCCGCCCTGGACATCTGCAGAGTCTGGAGTCTTTCTTCTGTGTCCTTTCTCCTCAACGTCAGCTCCTTCTGAATATTTCTTAGTTTCTCCTTCTTCCTCTCCAAGGCGTCTTCCAGCGGTTCTACTAAGTGAGTTCCATGATCTCCAACTATAAAACAGGAGGGACAGATACAAGTCGAATCGGTTTTGCAGAAATAATCCAAGGTCTTGTTGTGGGTGGAACATCGTCTGTCATCCAGAGACATGGCGGCTGGTAATAAGGTGTGTTTGACTTTCTGGTTGTGTCGCCTCATGTGGTTATCGCACATGGAGAGTTCACACTGTAGACAGGACAGTCTCGCAGGGACAGGTAGGTCACAGTAAGTGCAGAAGATCCCCACGGCTCCTTGCTCCTGCTGGGAGTATGAACAAACAGTCGCGATGCTCTTCAGTGTGGGGTTCCTTATAAACTTAGGTTTTCTCTGGAAAGGTTTCCGACATTCTGGGCATTCGTATTCCTCCCTCGGACTGTCAAAGGCTTTGGTGATACAGTCCTGGCAGAAGTTGTGTCCACATGGTAGTGTCATGGGCTCCTTGTAGATCTCCATGCAGATACTGCAGGATAACGCAGCTCTCAGATCAAAACCCTCCATGGCTGAAACCAGGAAACGGACTAAGAAAAGGTCTCGAAGGAATCCAGCATTACTAGTTCTGAAAGTGAGCGAAAATATGTCAGCAATTTATATCGATAACCATTTACCGAAACGCCATGAAACAAAGCAGAAGCTCAAAAACATCGGACGATCCATTCTGAAAGTTTCTTCACATTTTGTTGTTTCCCTCCATCATTTTGCACTCAGTACCTCAGAAGGATAAAATATAACAGAATCtaagaaatgtttttaaatgtattaaaaatttaCTTGAGATTTAGCTCAGGCTCCTCCTATTTCTCCACCTGGATCTGAGACACCtggggtaaattcagctgatcGGACAGGATTCTGGAAaacaaagccctgtgtgtataaggtctcacagctgacaatgtatataagagcaaacaccaagccatgagggggaaagaactgcctgtagagctcaaagacaggattgtgtagaggcacagatctggagaagaggacaaaaaaattctgctgcactgaaagttcccaagagctcagTGGTCTCTCACTGGCTATAATTTTTACACGAacaggaacaaccaggactcttcctagagctgctgtccaccaaactaagtaatcaggggagaagggccttggtaagagaggagaCCAAGAACTCAATGGTCACTATGGCCAAGCTCTGAAGATATTGTgctcagcatcatgtctggaggaaaccaagtactgcccatcacctgcccaataccatcctacagtgatcatggtgggtgcagcatcatgtcagaaggaaaccagatactgcccatcacctgcccaataccatccctacagtgatcatggtgggggcagcatcatgtctgggggaaaccaggcactgcccatcacctgcccaataccatccctacaatgatcatgtgggggcagcatcatgtctgggggaaaccaggtactgcccatcacctgcccaataccatccctacagtgatcatggtgggggcagcatcatgtctgggggaaaacaGGCACTggcaatcacctgcccaataccatccctacagtgatcatggtgggggcagcatcatgtctgggggaaaccaggcactgcccatcacctgcccaataccatccctacagtgatcatggtgggggcatcatgtctggaggaaaccagacactgcccatcacctgcccaataccatccctacagtgatcatggtgggggcagcatcatgtctggaggaaaccaggtactgcccatcacctgcccaataccatccctacaatgatcatggtgggtgttacgccgagcgctccgggtccccgctcctccccggagcgctcgcttcactctccccgcggcagcgctccggtcacgtcctctgacccggggcgctgcgattccgctgccagccgggatgcgattcgcgatgcgggtagcgcccgctcgcgatgcgcaccccggctcccctacctgactcgctctccgtctgttctgtcccggcgcgcgcggccccgctccctagggcgcgcgcgcgccgggtctctgcgatttaaagggccactgcgccgctgattggcgcagtggttccaattagtgtttacacctgtgcacttccctatatcacctcacttccccttcactccctcgccggatcttgttgccttagtgccagtgaaagcgttccttgtgtgttccttgcctgtgtttccagaccttctgccgttgcccctgactacgatccttgctgcctgccccgaccttctgctacgtccgaccttgcttttgcctactcccttgtaccgcgcctatcttcagcagccagagaggtgagccgttgctagtggatacgacctggtcactaccgccgcagcaagaccatcccgctttgcggcgggctctggtgaaaaccagtagtggcttagaaccggtccactagcacggtccacgccaatccctctctggcacagaggatccactacctgccagccggcatcgtgacagtagatccggccatggatcccgctgaagttcctctgccagttgtcgctgacctcaccacggtggtcgcccagcagtcacaacagatagcgcaacaaggccaacagctgtctcaactgaccgttatgctacaacagttactaccacagcttcagcagtcatctcctccgccagctcctgcacctcctccgcagcgagtggccgctcctgggatacgcttatccttgccggataaatttgatggggactctaagttttgccgtggctttctttcccaatgttctctgcatctggagatgatgtcggacctgtttcccactgaaaggtctaaggtggctttcgtagtcagccttctgtctggaaaagccctgtcatgggccacaccgctctgggaccgcaatgaccccgtcactgcctctgtacactccttcttctcggaaatccgaagtgtctttgaggaacctgcccgagcctcttctgctgagactgccctgttgaacctggtccagggtaattcttccgttggcgagtatgccgtacaattccgtactcttgcttcagaattgtcctggaataatgaggccctctgcgcgaccttcaaaaaaggcctatccagcaacattaaagatgttctggccgcacgagaaattcctgctaatctacatgaacttattcacctagccactcgcattgacatgcgtttttccgaaaggcgtcaggaactccgccaagatatggactctgttcgcacgaggcgtttcttctcctcggctcctctctcctctggtcccctgcaatctgttcctgtgcctcccgccgtggaggctatgcaggtcgaccggtctcgcctgacacctcaagagaggacacgacgccgtatggagaacctctgcctgtactgtgctagtaccgaacacttcctgagagattgtcctatccgtcctccccgcctggaaagacgtacgctgactccgcacaaaggtgagacagtccttgatgtctactcagcttctccacgtcttac belongs to Hyla sarda isolate aHylSar1 chromosome 13, aHylSar1.hap1, whole genome shotgun sequence and includes:
- the LOC130297651 gene encoding E3 ubiquitin-protein ligase TRIM39-like; translation: MEGFDLRAALSCSICMEIYKEPMTLPCGHNFCQDCITKAFDSPREEYECPECRKPFQRKPKFIRNPTLKSIATVCSYSQQEQGAVGIFCTYCDLPVPARLSCLQCELSMCDNHMRRHNQKVKHTLLPAAMSLDDRRCSTHNKTLDYFCKTDSTCICPSCFIVGDHGTHLVEPLEDALERKKEKLRNIQKELTLRRKDTEERLQTLQMSRAEIQKKALQPVETVITFFTDIRKDLEDLEKNILHEIKKQETEHSLPVTKLIQTMEINKEQLSRKTCYIQDLHNMDDPLYVLKEQESNRDDFCDIKDGEELGREEEIKDLHGVRDLDVGPISEKLKTLSDIITGIRNGVYFEEPIDLSLNLDTAGQNVSVDEGGKTASWSLTAQNYPETPERFHCNQVLSHESVSSGQYYWEVETSDTGDWRIGVCYPGVDKREHSSIVGGSKKSWCLHRCNSPISLPCDSNKYPGYLVIHDDAYTHLPHAVSCNRLRVSLDYEGGRLSFYELCDHMRHLYTFRATFSEPLHAAIYVWDKLHGKGSWVRITGAERR